The segment ACCATCTGCACGGTGACCTCCGACGGGAACGCCGACACGCCCTGCGCGGTGACGCCGTGATTGCCGGCAAAGACCAGGACTTTGACGCGATCGAGCTGCGGTATGTCGCGGCCCTGCCAGCGGGCCAGCCAGGCCGCTATGGATTCCAGCCGGCCAAGGCTGCCTTGCGGCTTGGTCAGCGTGTCCTGGCGGCGGGCGACAGCATTTGCCGCGGCGTCGCTGCCGGCAGGCAGATCGAGGCAGGCGGCGCGCAATTCATCGAGCGATTTGAAAGACATGGGGGAAAAATCTCCGAAACAGAGTCAGGAAAGCCAAACGGAAGCGACAAGCAGGATTGCGATTTCGCCAAACTGCTGCAGCGCGCCGATCGTGTCGCCGGTCTGGCCGTCGATCTGATTGCGGCACAGCTCGCGGAAGGCGGCAAATAAAAGGCCGAGCAGGGCAAGCGCGGCGAAAGCGCCACCGAACCCTAGCGCCAGCAGCGCGACGGCGGCGAGCACGGCGCCGGCAATGGCGGTTTCGGCCGACACGGGGCCTGCGTCAACCGAGAGACCGTCGCTGCGAGCCGGCGGCAAAAGATGCATGAAAGCGCCGAACAGGCCGCGCGAGGCGGCATGCGCGGCAATCAGAGCCCAGAATATCTGGGCCGGGCCGCCGAATTGCGAAAGCACGCTCCAGCGGATCAACAGCGACAGAGCGAGCGCACAAGCGCCATAGGCGCCGATGCGGCTGTCGCGCATGATCTCCAGTTTTTTCTCGCGTGTCCTGCCGCCGCCAAAGCCGTCGGCGACATCCGAAAGCCCGTCCTCATGCATGCAGCCGGTGGCGAGCAAAGTTGCGGCAAGCGCAAGTGCCGCTGCCGGGCCGGCGGCAAGGCCGAGCCAGGTCCCGACCGCGTAAACCAAGGCGCCAATCAAAGCGACGGCAAGGCCGGCGACCGGTGCCGCCCAGATCGCGGCGGCAAGGCTGCGGTCGCGAAAATCGACGACCGGCAGCGGCAGCCGGGTGAAGAAGACGAAGCAGAGCGCGATGTCGTCGAGGATTTGTCGAGTCGAGAGGGTCATGTTCTGGAGTTTGCGCATGATCTATTCCGAAAGCCGGTTCCCACTTTTGGCTGGCGCGGACTTCCGGTTCGCGATCATGCTCTAGCCTTTCGCAATGGCATGGAAGAACGTGCCGCTGACATGGCCGCGGCGGTAGCCGGAGGCGCCGAGCGGATTGCCTTGGCCGTCAGCGAGGTCGGCCAACGGTTCGTCACTGCCGGTGGCAAGCATCTGCGCGTAGTGGAATTCGTGGCCGCGGATCAGCGCGCCTTGGACTCCGAGGGGACAATCGGCGCGCAGCCGCGCCTCGCGATAGCCGAGGTTCATCTTTCGCTTGGCAAAGCTGGTCGAATGGCCGAGCAGGCCGAGCATCGCGTGCGTCTCGCCCGATGCGTCCTCCAGCGCTTTGCCAAGCACCATGAAGCCGCCGCACTCGCCATGCACCGGCCGCGTCGCCGAAAATGCGGCGATGCCGGCCCTGAAATTCGCAGCCGCCGCAAGGCGGCCGGCGTGAAGCTCGGGATAGCCGCCGGGCAGCCAGCAGACATCGCAACTTTTGTTGGGCGCTTCGTCGGCAAGCGGCGAGAAGGCGACGATTTCAGCCCCTGCCTTGCGCCAATGTGCCGCGACATGCGGATAGATGAAGGTGAAAGCGGCATCCTGCGCCAATGCGATGCGTTGTCCGGGCGGTGGCAGCGCGCCGTCGAAACTGCCGGGAGTGGGCGCGAATGGCGCCGCCAGCGCCATGATGGCGTCGAGGTCGAGCGAGCGCTCGACCATGTCGGCCAGCCGGTCGAGATGCGCCATCAAATTCTCATATTCGCCGGCCTGGACGAGGCCGAGATGCCGCTCCGGCAGGTTGAGCGAGGGATCGCGCAGGATCGCGCCGACCACCGGCAGGCCGATCGCCTCGATGGCGTCGCCGCAGAGACGGCGATGGCGTTCGCTGCCCAGCCGGTTGAGCACGACGCCGGCCATGCGCACATCAGGATCATAGCTGGCAAAACCCTTGGCGACGGCCGCTGCCGTGGTCGACTGCCCGGAAACGTCGAGCACCAGCAGCACCGGCAGGCCGTAGAGCCGGGCAAGATCGGCGGCCGAGCCGGTGCGGCCAGGAGCCGCCGGAATTCCGTCAAACAGGCCCATGGCGCTTTCCAGGAAGATGAAATCGGCATCTTCAGTAGCGTCGCCGGCCAGCGCGTTGAGCAAAGCAGGCGGCATCGCCCAGCTGTCGAGATTGACGCCGGAAAGGCCGGTCGCGGCGGTGTGGAAGCCTGGGTCGATATAGTCGGGGCCGGACTTGGCGCCGCGCACTTTTAGGCCTCGCCGGGCGAGCGCGCGCAGGATACCGATGGTGACGCTGGTCTTGCCCGAGCCAGAGCGCGGCGCGCCGATGATGATCGCGCGGGTCATGGCTCGCCCGCCAATGCCGCGCGCATCGCGACGATGCCGCCGACGACAATCAGCGCCGGCGCGGTCAACCCGGCGGCGGCCGCCGCCTCGGCGATGGTGGCGAGGGTGGCGACGACGATGCGCTCCTGCGGCGTCGTCGCGGCGACGATCACCGCAGCAGGCGTGGAAGGCGGTAGGCCGCCGCCAAGCAGCGAGGCTGATATCAGCGGCAGATTGGCCATGCCCATATAGACGACGATCGGCTGGCCGGTGCGGGCGATTGCCGTCCAGTCGAGGTCATCGTCGGTGCCGGCGGCGTGGCCGGTCGCCAGGATCACCGCCTTGTTGATGCCGCGCATGGTGGCCGGGATGCCGGCTCCGGCAAGCGCGCTGAGGCCCGAAGTCAGGCCGGACAGGACGCGGAACGGAATGGTTTCGCGCGCCAGCGCCAGCGCCTCTTCGCCGCCGCGGCCGAAAATATAAGGGTCGCCGCCTTTCAGCCTGACGACGCGGCGGCCCTCGCGCGCCAGCCGCACCAGCAAAGCGGTGATGTCGTCCTGTTTCATCGACGGCTGGCCGCCGCGCTTGCCGGCGTAAAAAAGCTCGGCGCCCGACGCTACTGCGACGACATCGGGAGAGACCAGCGCATCGTAGACGAGGGCATCGCACTGCCCAAGTGCGGCCAGCACTTCCAGCGTCAGGCAGCCGGGATCGCCGGGGCCGGCGCCGGCCAGCCAGACATGGCCCGGCTCAAGCCGGCGCGGCTTGAAGTTCAGCCGGGCCAAAGCCTGTTCGATAGTGTTTCCACCTCTGTTTCCGCTGCCGTCGTTCACAGTCCGTCCCGTCCGCGAAAACGCCGCTGGTAGTGGGCGTCGTAAAGTGAGCTCTCGCCAAAGCCTTCCGCCGCCAGCGAGCGGCCGACGAAGATGATGGCCGTGCGCTCCATCGGGGCGGCGGCCAGCTGCGCCTCGATGGTCGCCAGCGTGCCGGTCAGCACGCGCTCGTCCGGCCAGGAGGCACGGAATACGACCGCCACCTGGCAATCGGCGCCATAGAATGGCGTCAGCTCGGCGACGATGCGGTCGATGGCGTGGATGGCAAGATGGATGGCCAGCGTCGCGCCGGTGCGGCCGAAGCCGGCCAGCGTCTCGCCAGGCGGCATTTTGGAGGCGCGGCCGGAGATGCGGGTCAGCACCAGGCTTTGCCCGACTTCGGGAATGGTCAGCTCGCGGCGCAGCGCTGCCGCGGCAGCCGCAAAGGAGGGCACACCCGGCGTCAGCGTATAGGCGATGCCGTGCTTCTCCAGCCGGCGGATCTGCTCGGCGACGGCGCTCCACACCGACAGGTCGCCGGAATGCAGGCGGGAGACATCGTGGCCGGCCCGGTGGGCCGCCACATATTCCGCTTCGATCTCGTCGAGCGACATCGGCGCGGTGTCGATCAGCTTCGTCCCGGGCGCGCAGTGCTGCAACAGTTCCGGGGCGACGATCGAGCCGGCATAGAGGCAGACCGGGCAGCTTGCCAGCAGCCGGCTGCCGCGCAAGGTGATGAGGTCGGCCGCGCCCGGTCCGGCGCCGATGAAGTGGACGGTCATGCGGCATCTCCGCTGATGGCGATGGCGCAGGTGACCGGGCCAAGCACGGTGCGCGGCCCGAGCAGTTTTGCGCCTTTTCCGGCAGCGGCAAGCGCCGAGGCTTCGGAAACCGATGGCGTGCCGGCATGCGCCTGCGACAGATCGGAGTGGCTGATCGTGTGCGGCGACGCGGCCTCGAGCGCAGCGTCCTCGACAACGATCACTGGAAGAGCGAGTTCGCGGCCCGCAGAGAAGATTGCCGGCTCGTCCTGCTTCAGAGAAGCGGTGGCAAGCGCCGAAAGCGCCGTCATCGCCAGCCCATGCGCTTCCAGAGCGGTTTCTATGGCGGCAAGCACGTCCCTTGCGCTGACGCCCTTGCGACTGCCGATGCCTGCGACCATCATGGCTTGACCCAGCTCCATTGGGTGACCGGCATGGCCGGCCGCCAGGCCTGCATCGAGCCGACCGGCGCAGCGCGGGATAGTGCGATGCGGGTGAGATCGCCGCCGAGCGTCGCGTGACGGGCGAGAAGCAGCGCCTCCATCTCCAGCGTCACCGCGTTGGCGACCAGCCGGCCGCCAACACGCAGGGCCTTGATCGCCGCGCCCAGCACGCCGGTGTCGCTGCCGCCGCCGCCGATGAAGATCGCATCGGGTGTGCCCAGCCTGGCAAGCGCCTTCGGTGCCGAGCCTTCGACCACGACAAGACCGGGCACGCCGCAATGTGAAGCGTTGCGGTGGATGCGGGCGGCGCGGGTCGGATCGGCCTCGACGGCAATGGCGCGCATCGTGGGATGGGCCAGCATCCATTCGATGCCTATCGAACCCGAGCCGGCGCCGACGTCCCACAGCAATTCGCCGCGCCTGGGGGCGAGGGCAGACAGGGTGATGGCGCGCACCTCGCGCTTGGTGATCTGGCCGTCATGCTCGAGCAAATGATCGGCAAGGCCCGATGTCAGCGGCAGGATGCGTGCTTCCGACGTTGAGTCAACTTCGACCGCCAGCACATTGAGTGGGTTGATCTTTTCGAGCTCGACGGCGTCCGCGCGGGCCGAGCGCAGCATTTCGTTCGGGCCGCCCAGCGCCTCAAGGGCCGTCAGCTGTGAGACGCCAAAGCCGAGTTCGGTCAACAGGCGCGCAATCGCCGCTGGCGCATCGCCGTCCGAGGTCAGCGCAAGGATGCGGCTGCCTGGATGCAGCAACGGCCGGATCAGGTCGAGCGGGCGGCCGTGCAGCGAAATGGTCTCGATATCCTGCAGCGCCCAGCCGAGGCGGGCGGCGGCCAGCGAGAAGGCAGAAGCGGCGGGAATCACCTGCATCTCCTGGGGAGGAACTTTGCGAGCAAGGGTGACGCCGACCCCATGGAAGAACGGATCGCCTGAAGCCAGCACGCAGACACGTCTGCCGGAAAGCGCCAGCACGTCGCGCATCTCGGCATCGAAAGGGGTCGGCCAGGCACGGGCTTCGCCCTTGGCGAGCGACGCGACGAGCGCAAGATGGCGCGAGCCGCCGAAGACGAATTCGGCCTGGGCGATCAGCCGCTTGGCCTCTTCGCCGAGACCCGCTACACCGTCCTCGCCGATGCCGACGATTGTGAGCCATTTGGGTGTTGGCTGTTTATTGTTTGACATGCCGCGCCGCCCCTCATCCGCCTGCCGGCACCTTCTCCCCGTATAGTGGCGGGGAGAAGGGAACTGGGTGAGGGGCAGCTCGGCGTGGCCGGACGTGGTGCCCATGAAGCGAATTCTGATCCTCGGCGGAACCACCGAAGCCCGGCAACTGGCGGGCAAGCTTGTTGCGCGCGCTGATCTTGAGGTCACGTTGTCGCTGGCCGGCCGCACCGAAAATCCTGGCGCGCAAGGTGTACCGACGAGGGTGGGCGGATTCGGTGGCGCCGAGGGGTTGGCGGATTTTCTCCGCGAGACCCGCATCGAGCTGCTGGTCGACGCCACGCATCCCTATGCCGCGCAAATCTCCGCCAATGCCGCGGCAGCGGCGCATGAGGCCGGCGTGCCGATCGTCGCGCTCAGGCGCCCAGGCTGGGAGCCGGCCGAAGGCGACCGCTGGACGCTGGTCGACAGCGTTGCCAGCGCGGTGACGGCGCTGGGCCCTGTGTCGCGTCGCGTTTTCCTGGCGCTTGGCCGGCAGGAGGTTGCCGCCTTCGAGGCGGCGCCCCAGCATCATTATCTCATCCGCAGCGTCGATCTGGTCGAGCCAAGGCTCGCTGTGCCCGATGCGACCTATCTCCTGGCGCGCGGGCCGTTCCGGGAAGCCGACGAACGTGCACTGCTTCTGGAACACCGCATCGAGGTCGTCGTTTCCAAGAACAGCGGCGGCGAGGCGACCTACGGCAAGATCGCCGCAGCGCGGGCGCTCGGCATCGAGGTGGTCATGATCCGCAGGCCGGCGCTGCCGGACGTTGCGTCGGCTGAAACCGTCGAAGCCCTTGCCGCGATGGTCGATCATCTTCTGGTCGGTCATGTTCCTGGGCCTGCCGCAGAACGCGGCGTGTAGACCAGCGCCGGTTTTTCGCCGCGCTTGACGATCCTGGTTTCCGGCGAGCCGATGATGATGCAGGTCGCCATGTCGGCCTTTTCCGCATCGGCGTCGGCCAGCAGAAAAACCTCGATGCGCTCGTCGGGGCGGCCGGCGGCACGGCCGAAGACGACCGGCGTGGTGCCGGGCAGGATCGCCGTCAGACATTCGAAGGCGCGGCCAAGCTGCCAGGGGCGCGCCTTGCTGATCGGATTGTAGAGCGCGATGACGAAGCCGGCGCCGGCCGCCGCCAGCAGCCGCAATTCGATCAGGTCCCAGGGTTTCAGATTGTCGGACAGCGAGATGGCGCAGAAATCATGGCCGAGCGGCGCGCCGATGCGGGCAGCGACTGCGAGCATGGCGGTGATGCCGGGCAGCATCGCGACGTCGACGGCACGCCATTCGGCCGGGCCGGCCTCGATCGCTTCGCAGACGGCGGCCGCCATGGCAAAGACGCCGGGATCGCCGCCCGAGACGACGGCGACATCGTGGCCCTGCGCAGCCTTTACCAGCGCGTCCTTGGCGCGGGACAGCTCCTCGCGATTGTCGGAGGCGATGCGGGTCTGGTCGGGGCGCAGGTCGAGCCGGTCGAGATACGGTTTGTAGCCGTAGAAGAAGCTTGCCTCGGCGACGGCGCGGCTCGCTTCCGGCGTCACCTGGTCGGCATTGCCGGGCCCAAGGCCGATGACGGTCAGGCGGCCGCTCATGCCTCGGCTCCCAAGGCGGCGGGCCGGCCTGACCAGCCGGCGACCAGCACGATGGCGAAGTAGGGCGCGTTGTCGTCCTGCTTGTCGGCCAGCCGCATCGAAACGCTGCCCGGCATGGTGCCGCGCTCGACATAGACGGCACGCGCCAGCTTGTCGGTCGCCTGCAGAGCGCGCCTGATCTTGGGCAGGTTGCGGCCAACCTTCATGATGACGGCGGCATCGGTGTCGGCGAGGCGGCGGGTCAGCTCGAATTCGCTCATCGTGCCCGGCAGCACGGTCAGCACGTCGTCGCCCTGGACGATCGGCGTTCCGGTCGCCGACCAGCAGCCGGACATGGCGGTGACGCCGGGAATGACCTCTGTTGGAAAGCGGTGCGCCAGCCTGACATGCAGGTGCATGTAGGAGCCGTAGAACAGCGGGTCGCCTTCCGAGAGCACTGCGACCATCCTGCCGGCGCTGAGATGCGCGGCGATTTTTTCGGCGGACTCTTCGTAGAAATCCGCTATCTGCGACCGATAATCGCTGTGATCCTTGTCGATTTCGGTGGTCACGGGATAGAGCAGCGGCAACTCTATCCAATCAGGACGAAAATGCCCGCCGACGATGGTGCGCGCATTGCTGTTGTTGCCGCGCTTGGCGAAATGCGCCACCACGTCGGCCTCGGCCAGCGCGCGCACCGCCTTGAGCGTCAGCAGCTCGGGGTCGCCGGGACCGGTGCCGACGCCAACAAGCCGGCCTTTTACGATCGCGTTCACAGGCCCGGCCTCGCCAATGCGTTGAGGGCGGCGGCGGTCATGGCGCTGCCGCCCAGCCTGCCGCGCACGATCGCGTAGGGAATGCCGTAGGAATTCTCGGCCAGCGCGTCCTTCGATTCGGCAGCACCGACGAAGCCGACCGGCATGCCGATGATGACAGCCGGTTTCGGCGCACCGTCGCGCAGTTTTTCCAGCAGGTAGAAAAGCGCGGTCGGCGCATTGCCGATGGCGACGACCGAACCGGCCATGCGCTCGCCCCACAGGTCGATGGCTGCGGCCGAACGGGTGTTGCCGATCCTTTTCGCTATGTCGGAGGTTTGCGGGTCGCCCAGCGTGCAGATCACCTCGTTGCCGGCCGGCAACCGGGCGCGGGTGACGCCGTGCGAGACCATCTGAGCGTCGCAGAAGATCGGCGCGCCGGCAGCCAGTGCCGCGCGGGCGGCGGCGACGAAATGGCTGGAGAAGACGAAGTGCTTGGCGGCCTCGACCTGGCCGCAGGCATGGATCATGCGGATGGCGACATCGGCTTCGGCATTGGAAAAGCGCGACAGGTCGGCCTCGGCGCGAATGATGGCAAAGGAGCGCTCATAGATCGCCGTGCCGTCATGGATGTAGTCGTAGGGGGCGGGCATGTTCATTCCTGTCGGTAGGGGGCAGTGACACCGGCCGCGCCAAGCCTTGTCAGGCAGGCGGCGGTGGTCTCGCCTCGAAGTCGTGTTTTTCGGATCGCTGCTGCAATGCTGTCGATGCCGCGCGCGGCGTCATACCCCGGCCTGTATCCGGCAGGAAGGGCCTTTGCCGTCCCGTCCACGACAAGTCCGGCTCCGTTATCGCCGCCGACCAGGGTCAGCGCCGCCGGGCCGGGATGCGCGCAGCCCTTGGCACAGCCGGAGATGTGCAGCGTGAAGGAGGCATCGAGGATGTCGCGGTTTTCCGCTGCGATGGTTTCGGCGATGTCGCGCGCGGCGATCCGGCCGGAGGCGCAGGCCGGCGCACCGGGGCAAGCGGCGATTTTCGTGCGCGGGTCGGCAGCGTCGGTAACCAAGCCGAGGATGGCTGCGGCCTGCTGGAGCGAGTGGCAGGCGGTCTGAGAGAGGCCGATGAAAAGCAGCGCGCGGCCCGGCGCCAGGCGGATTTCGGCCGCACCGATGGTGAGGGCGTGTTGCGTGAGGCCGATGAGTTTTTGCGCCGGCATGCTGCCGAAGGGCAGGCCGATGCCGAGGGCGAAGCCATCTGTTAGCTCGAAAGTGCCAATGGGGAAGCGGGCCGGCACAGGAAGGCGCTCCACGGCGCCCCCGTCCGGCAGGACAGAGGGGGGCGCCGTGGAGCGCCAACTTGCGAGGGATATGAGTTGTCTCGCCGTCAAATCCCTTGCGCGGGCTTCGCGACCCT is part of the Mesorhizobium sp. L-2-11 genome and harbors:
- the cobS gene encoding adenosylcobinamide-GDP ribazoletransferase, whose amino-acid sequence is MRKLQNMTLSTRQILDDIALCFVFFTRLPLPVVDFRDRSLAAAIWAAPVAGLAVALIGALVYAVGTWLGLAAGPAAALALAATLLATGCMHEDGLSDVADGFGGGRTREKKLEIMRDSRIGAYGACALALSLLIRWSVLSQFGGPAQIFWALIAAHAASRGLFGAFMHLLPPARSDGLSVDAGPVSAETAIAGAVLAAVALLALGFGGAFAALALLGLLFAAFRELCRNQIDGQTGDTIGALQQFGEIAILLVASVWLS
- a CDS encoding cobyrinate a,c-diamide synthase → MTRAIIIGAPRSGSGKTSVTIGILRALARRGLKVRGAKSGPDYIDPGFHTAATGLSGVNLDSWAMPPALLNALAGDATEDADFIFLESAMGLFDGIPAAPGRTGSAADLARLYGLPVLLVLDVSGQSTTAAAVAKGFASYDPDVRMAGVVLNRLGSERHRRLCGDAIEAIGLPVVGAILRDPSLNLPERHLGLVQAGEYENLMAHLDRLADMVERSLDLDAIMALAAPFAPTPGSFDGALPPPGQRIALAQDAAFTFIYPHVAAHWRKAGAEIVAFSPLADEAPNKSCDVCWLPGGYPELHAGRLAAAANFRAGIAAFSATRPVHGECGGFMVLGKALEDASGETHAMLGLLGHSTSFAKRKMNLGYREARLRADCPLGVQGALIRGHEFHYAQMLATGSDEPLADLADGQGNPLGASGYRRGHVSGTFFHAIAKG
- the cobA gene encoding uroporphyrinogen-III C-methyltransferase, which codes for MNDGSGNRGGNTIEQALARLNFKPRRLEPGHVWLAGAGPGDPGCLTLEVLAALGQCDALVYDALVSPDVVAVASGAELFYAGKRGGQPSMKQDDITALLVRLAREGRRVVRLKGGDPYIFGRGGEEALALARETIPFRVLSGLTSGLSALAGAGIPATMRGINKAVILATGHAAGTDDDLDWTAIARTGQPIVVYMGMANLPLISASLLGGGLPPSTPAAVIVAATTPQERIVVATLATIAEAAAAAGLTAPALIVVGGIVAMRAALAGEP
- the cobM gene encoding precorrin-4 C(11)-methyltransferase, which produces MTVHFIGAGPGAADLITLRGSRLLASCPVCLYAGSIVAPELLQHCAPGTKLIDTAPMSLDEIEAEYVAAHRAGHDVSRLHSGDLSVWSAVAEQIRRLEKHGIAYTLTPGVPSFAAAAAALRRELTIPEVGQSLVLTRISGRASKMPPGETLAGFGRTGATLAIHLAIHAIDRIVAELTPFYGADCQVAVVFRASWPDERVLTGTLATIEAQLAAAPMERTAIIFVGRSLAAEGFGESSLYDAHYQRRFRGRDGL
- a CDS encoding cobalamin biosynthesis protein → MMVAGIGSRKGVSARDVLAAIETALEAHGLAMTALSALATASLKQDEPAIFSAGRELALPVIVVEDAALEAASPHTISHSDLSQAHAGTPSVSEASALAAAGKGAKLLGPRTVLGPVTCAIAISGDAA
- the cbiE gene encoding precorrin-6y C5,15-methyltransferase (decarboxylating) subunit CbiE, with protein sequence MSNNKQPTPKWLTIVGIGEDGVAGLGEEAKRLIAQAEFVFGGSRHLALVASLAKGEARAWPTPFDAEMRDVLALSGRRVCVLASGDPFFHGVGVTLARKVPPQEMQVIPAASAFSLAAARLGWALQDIETISLHGRPLDLIRPLLHPGSRILALTSDGDAPAAIARLLTELGFGVSQLTALEALGGPNEMLRSARADAVELEKINPLNVLAVEVDSTSEARILPLTSGLADHLLEHDGQITKREVRAITLSALAPRRGELLWDVGAGSGSIGIEWMLAHPTMRAIAVEADPTRAARIHRNASHCGVPGLVVVEGSAPKALARLGTPDAIFIGGGGSDTGVLGAAIKALRVGGRLVANAVTLEMEALLLARHATLGGDLTRIALSRAAPVGSMQAWRPAMPVTQWSWVKP
- a CDS encoding cobalt-precorrin-6A reductase — encoded protein: MKRILILGGTTEARQLAGKLVARADLEVTLSLAGRTENPGAQGVPTRVGGFGGAEGLADFLRETRIELLVDATHPYAAQISANAAAAAHEAGVPIVALRRPGWEPAEGDRWTLVDSVASAVTALGPVSRRVFLALGRQEVAAFEAAPQHHYLIRSVDLVEPRLAVPDATYLLARGPFREADERALLLEHRIEVVVSKNSGGEATYGKIAAARALGIEVVMIRRPALPDVASAETVEALAAMVDHLLVGHVPGPAAERGV
- a CDS encoding precorrin-3B C(17)-methyltransferase, whose translation is MSGRLTVIGLGPGNADQVTPEASRAVAEASFFYGYKPYLDRLDLRPDQTRIASDNREELSRAKDALVKAAQGHDVAVVSGGDPGVFAMAAAVCEAIEAGPAEWRAVDVAMLPGITAMLAVAARIGAPLGHDFCAISLSDNLKPWDLIELRLLAAAGAGFVIALYNPISKARPWQLGRAFECLTAILPGTTPVVFGRAAGRPDERIEVFLLADADAEKADMATCIIIGSPETRIVKRGEKPALVYTPRSAAGPGT
- a CDS encoding precorrin-2 C(20)-methyltransferase; protein product: MNAIVKGRLVGVGTGPGDPELLTLKAVRALAEADVVAHFAKRGNNSNARTIVGGHFRPDWIELPLLYPVTTEIDKDHSDYRSQIADFYEESAEKIAAHLSAGRMVAVLSEGDPLFYGSYMHLHVRLAHRFPTEVIPGVTAMSGCWSATGTPIVQGDDVLTVLPGTMSEFELTRRLADTDAAVIMKVGRNLPKIRRALQATDKLARAVYVERGTMPGSVSMRLADKQDDNAPYFAIVLVAGWSGRPAALGAEA
- a CDS encoding precorrin-8X methylmutase; translated protein: MNMPAPYDYIHDGTAIYERSFAIIRAEADLSRFSNAEADVAIRMIHACGQVEAAKHFVFSSHFVAAARAALAAGAPIFCDAQMVSHGVTRARLPAGNEVICTLGDPQTSDIAKRIGNTRSAAAIDLWGERMAGSVVAIGNAPTALFYLLEKLRDGAPKPAVIIGMPVGFVGAAESKDALAENSYGIPYAIVRGRLGGSAMTAAALNALARPGL
- the cobG gene encoding precorrin-3B synthase, whose amino-acid sequence is MNAFSRRGACPALSAPMQTGDGLLVRLNPVAGGLSPKSLIGLGESALRHGNGIIEVTARGSLQIRGLTPTSARLLAMEVDALGIAVRTGMPVETGPLAGLDPQEVADPRPLAERIRAAIEEAGLAQRLGPKVSVVVDGGGRLTMDAVTADIRLAAVRIDAGTQWRVSVAGDARTAKPLVMVEEDAACDIAVAVLRMVAEKGREARARDLTARQLISLASWRSTAPPSVLPDGGAVERLPVPARFPIGTFELTDGFALGIGLPFGSMPAQKLIGLTQHALTIGAAEIRLAPGRALLFIGLSQTACHSLQQAAAILGLVTDAADPRTKIAACPGAPACASGRIAARDIAETIAAENRDILDASFTLHISGCAKGCAHPGPAALTLVGGDNGAGLVVDGTAKALPAGYRPGYDAARGIDSIAAAIRKTRLRGETTAACLTRLGAAGVTAPYRQE